GCACATAATTTTGGCATGGCACATCCGGAAGGTTACCGCAAAGCACTCCGGCTTATGAAACAGGCGGAAAAATTCCATCGTCCAATTCTCTGCATTATCGATACTGCCGGTGCATACTGCGGTGTTGCCGCCGAAGAACGCGGACAAGGGCAGGCAATTGCCGAAAACCTCTGCGAAATGATGACGCTCAAAGCGCCCATTCTATCTCTCTTTGTCGGGGAAGGCGGCAGCGGCGGTGCACTTGGTTTAGCGGTTGCCGATGAAGTCTGGATGCTGGAAAATGCCGTTTATTCAGTCATTTCTCCGGAAGGCTGTGCTTCTATTCTTTGGAAGGACAGTGAAAAAGCAGCCGAGGCAGCAGAATGCCTGCACATGACAGCCGAAGACTTATTAAAGCTAAAAGCCGCCGACCGTATTTTTCCGGAACCGGAAAATGGTGATTTTACTCCGCTCTACGAAGATCTTGAAAAAAACATTTTTTCATTCTTTCAAAAAGAAAAGACTTTTTCGGGAGAAGATCTTGCCAAGTCACGTTACGAACGTTTTCGGCAAAGATTCTAAAGGATTGCTTTTTTTCTTTCTTTTTACTATACTGGATGAAATAGATTGTTCATTGTATTCGATTGAGGAGGAATTTGTTTATGCGCAGAAGTGATCGACAAGTAGTTGACCAAACAAAAATATTTTCCATCATTCAAAAATGCGACTGCTGTCGTCTTGCAATTACAAACGACCCCGTTCCCTATCTAATTCCGCTCAATTTTGGATTCTTACCAGAGGAAAACGGGATCTTTTATTTTCATAGCGCCAAAGAGGGAACAAAGCTCGATCTTCTTCGGAAAAATCCAGAGCTTTCTTTTGAACTTGATACTTCACACGCCGTGAAAAAAGGCCGTTTTGCCTGTGAATATTCCTTTTACTATCAGAGTGTCATCGGGACTGGAAAAGTACAATTTGTAGAAGAGCCCTCCGAAAAAGAAAAAGCGCTTTCCCTTTTAATGAAACAGTATTCTGCCGAACAAAATTTTTCTTTTTCTCCGGAATCTCTTGCCCGCACCGTAATTCTAAAGATGACCGTGGAATCAATTTCCTGTAAAGAATATCTTCCGCCGCAATCATAAGCGGTCTCCGTTTCGGTTTCTGCCGGGACGGCTTTTTTTTCGGCATTTTTTATGGTATACTTATTGGGAATATTTTAGATAAAATAAGTCTTTGGTTTTTAATAGGAGGATTTTTTTATTATATGGAATTAAAAGAGGCGCATAAGTGTCCGCTTTATCACAAATGTGGTGGGTGCCAGCTGCAGAATCTTTCCTATCCGGAACAGCTTCGTTGGAAAGAGCGCCGGGTCTTTTCTCTTTTAGGGCATTTCTGCAAGCCGAATCCGATTTTGGGAATGGATTTTCCCTACCATTACCGCAACAAAGTACAAGCGGCTTTTACAACGGACCGTAAAGGGCAAATCATCTCCGGTGTTTACCAATCCAGTACGCATCGGGTCGTTCCGGTAGAGTCCTGTCTGACAGAAGACGAAACCGCAGACCGCATCATGGGAACCATTCGAAAGCTACTCAAAAGTTTTAAACTTTCCACATTTGATGAGCGCACTGGGCGCGGATTTTTGCGCCACGTTCTGATCAAGCGCGGATTTTCCACCAATCAGGTCATGGTCGTTTTAGTGGCGGCAAATCCGATTTTCCCAGAAAAGAAGTTTGTAAAAGCGCTGAGAACTGAACATCCGGAAATTACAACTGTGATTTTAAATTTAAATAAACGTCATACCAGCCTTGTGCTCGGTGAACGAGAAAAAGTTCTCTGGGGACCAGGATATATTGAAGACGATCTCTGCTCCTGCCGTTTTCGGATTTCTTCGAAAAGCTTTTATCAGATCAACCCCCTGCAAACTGAAGTGCTTTATCGCACCGCAATGGATTTTGCACATCTAACTGGGACAGAAACTGTCATTGACGCCTACTGTGGAATTGGAACAATCGGACTTGTTGCCTCCAAAAAGGCAAAAAAAGTGATCGGCGTCGAGATTAATCCCGCCGCAGTAAAAGACGCAATCCGGAATGCAAAGCTTAACAAAGCCACAAATGCGCAGTTTTTTACTGGAGATGCGGGAGATTTTATGGTCGAACTTGCCGCCGACAAAGAGCAGATTGATACTGTTTTTCTAGATCCGCCCCGCGCCGGAAGCAGTGAACCGTTTTTAGCAAGTCTCAACCGCCTAAATCCAAAGCGAGTCGTCTATATTTCCTGTAATCCCGAAACGCAGGCAAGGGATTTTCATTATCTTGTCAAGTTGGGCTGGAAAGTAAAGGCACTTCAGCCGGTAGACATGTTCCCTCATACGAACCATATTGAGACGGTAGCACTTTTGATGAAAGCTGAAACGGGAAAATGACAACTCCGGCTTCAATTTTATCGATTCTAAACTTTTCTCATATTTACGAGGAAGAGCGCTTCTACCAGCACGAACGAATCCACTGGATTGACTGCACCGACCTTAGCGGAACAGACGGATTCTGCGATGAGAAAGCCGCCCGCGAAATTCGGAAGCGAATTTCCTTGGAACCGGTTCGCAGCATTCACTTTATTGATTCTGGAAATTATCATTACATCACCAGGTTTTGGATAGAAAAGATTTTGGCTCCTTTTTCTCTGGTTGTCTTTGACCATCATTCTGATATGCAGAAGCCGCTTTTTTCTGACCTTCTTTCCTGTGGAGACTGGATCTTGGATTCTTTAAAAAAGCTTCCGCTGCTCAAAAAAGTCATTTTAGTTGGACTTTCCAAAGAGCAGGAAACAAAGATTCCTTCAGAATTTCAAAATCGGGTTTTGTGCGTTGACAGTTCTCATCTGAATCTTTCGGAAGCTCAGTTTTCGGAACTCTGCGGAAGATTTCCAATTTATATTTCCATCGATAAAGATGTTCTCAGCAAAAAAGTAGTGAACACCTCCTGGGATCAAGGCATCATGAGTCTTTCACAACTGCGCGAAATGCTTGCTTTTCTGCTGCGTCATCGAGAAATTCTCGGTATTGATATCTGTGGGGAATGCCCTGACTGCATTGAATTTTTAAAAAGTATCAGTCAAAATGACCGCATCAACTTGTCTCTGCTCAAGTTTTTAGAATCTTTAGAAACATAGAAATCAAAGTGGGATTGGCCTCCCATTAACATAAAAAGAGAAAAAAGAGAGGATTTTATCAGCTATGAATACATCACCTGACTCCCCGCACAAGAACGGGAATTTCAGCTCGAACTTTGGATTTATTATTGCCTGTGTCGGTTCTGCCGTAGGGCTGGGAAATATTTGGATGTTTCCTTATCGTCTCGGGCAATATGGCGGCGCTGCTTTTCTGATTCCCTATCTGCTGTTTGTATTTTTATTCGGCTGGGTAGGACTTTCTGCTGAATTTGCAATTGGACGCCGCGCGCGCACCGGAACTTTGGGGGCCTATGAATACTGTTTCGAAAGCCGCGGTAAGAAAAAGCTCGGTTCTATTTTAGGCTGGATTCCGCTTTTAGGCTCTCTCGGAATTGCCATTGGCTATGCAATCATTATTGGATGGGTTGTACGTTCCTGCTATGGCTCTATCACGGGAGAAATTTTCGTTGGGGAAGCAAAACAATTTTTCTCACAGGCGACCGGCGATTTTGGAAGCCTTTTCTGGAATGCACTGGTTGTTATTCTTGTCTGTTGGATTCTTCTTGCCGGCACCACAAAGGGAATCGAAAAAGCAAGCCGGGTCATGATGCCGCTTTTCTTTGTACTGTTTCTGGTTCTAGCAATCTGGGTCGCGTTTCTTCCTGGTGCCAAAGAAGGATACGAGTTTCTACTGATTCCAAAATGGGATGCGCTCCTCCGCAGTGATACCTGGGTAATGGCAATGGGACAAGCTTTTTTCTCTCTTTCCATCACCGGTTCCGGCATGATCGTCTATGGTGCCTACCTGGACAAAGGCGCCGATATTCCCAGCGCTTCGCTGCGCACTGCACTATTTGATACCATCGCCGCTCTGCTCGCTGCATTCGCCATTATGCCGGCTGTCTTTGCATTTCACATTGATGCAACCAGCGGCCCTTCTCTGATGTTTCTTACCCTACCCGGCATTTTTAAGCAAATTCCGATGGGACAGATTTTCTCCATCTTTTTCTTTGTTTCCGTAATATTTGCCGGAATTACCTCTTTAATCAATATGTTTGAAGCGGTAATTGAAAGCTGGCAGCATCGATTTTCTATTCCTCGCAAAGCAGCCGTCCTTTTATGCGGCGCGCTGACGCTTTTAGTGGGAATTTTTATCGAGGCAGAACCAAAAGTAGGCAATTGGATGGACTTTGTTTCCATTATCATCGTACCAATCGGAGCTGTTCTCGGTGCAATTTCTGTTTACTATATTCTCGGATATGATAAAATTAAAGAGGAACTCCAGATTGGTCACCCAAAGCCGCTTTCAAAAAGCTATCCAATCTTTGCAAAATATATTTATGTTCCACTCACCATTATCGTACTGGTTCTGGGACTTTGTTTCCACGGAATCGGCTAACAAAAAGTTCCTAAACTAAAGGAGGATGCCCTATGGATATTCAAAAAACGATCCAAAATCTTCAAAAGCATGGCTTTACTGTTTCGTATTTTAAAACCGGAGCAGAAGCTGCCTCTCATCTTGTCTCCCAGTTGCACGGCAAAACGATTGGGATCGGCGGAAGCGTGACGATTGATCAGCTTGGTGTCTATGACCAACTCACAAAAGAGAATACCGTTTTTTGGCATTGGAAACAGCAGCCGGCAAAAGAAGTACGGGCTTCTTCTCTTTCTGCACAGGTCTATCTGACCTCTGCCAATGCAATCGCGCAAAGCGGCGAGATTATCAATATTGATGGCAGTGGAAATCGAATTTCCGCCTCTCTTTACAATCATGAAAAAGTGATTTTTATCGTCGGAACCAATAAAATTGCCGATGACTATGATTCTGCCATGTGGCGTGCCCGAAATATTGCCGCACCACTTAACGCCAGAAGGCTGCACCGAAAAACGCCTTGCGCCATGGGGAAAGAACTAAAATGCTATGATTGCGATAGTCCCGAACGCATCTGCAATGGTGTTTCTGTGCTTCTTCGCAAAATGGGTGGTATTCCTGAAATGGAAGTTATCCTGATCGACGAAGACTTGGGATATTAAAAAATAAAAAGTTCCCTCAATCGTAGAAAAAACTATGATTGAGGGAATTCTTTTGCTAAAAAGGAAATATACTCATTCTACGGGATTTTCCATTGCTAATCGGATATTTTAAGCTTTCATTCGAATAAATTGACTTCTTTTGTTTAGGCATGATATACTTAGAATATTAGTTAAATGAAAAATCTTTTATAATTTGAGGGGTCCATTCATGAAAAAAAAGATTACGGCGATTTTTGCGGCAGCTATTTTATTGTTTGCCGCCGGCTGCAGCACGCAAACTTCTTCCAGCGCTGCTGCCAGTTCTTCCTCTTCGGTTTCTTCTTCATCCTATCAAACAACCGATTATTTGCCGCTTGGAAGCATTGTAACCTTGGTGGATAGTTCGAACAAAATTATGATTTCCGGATATGCCTCTAAAGATTCCGATGGTTCTGTTTGGGATTACTGCGGCATTCTTTACCCGGATGGATATACAGATACTTCTAAACTCTATCGCTTTAATCGTTCTCAAGTAAGCAGTATTGTCTCTGATGGATATACTAATGATGATATGAAAGCGTGGTTGTCTCAGATCAAAAATCGGATGCAGGCACGCGGATAATTTTTACAAATCTTCGATGAAAAGGAGCTTTCATGAACGAATCAAATTCTTTTTCGGAAGGTTCTCCGAAAAATTCTGCTCCAAATCCGGAAATTTCAGACTCTGAAACAAAAATTTCAACAGCACAAAATGATTTTGCTTTGTCAAGCGACCCCAAAGTCACTGATTCTGCAGAACCCTCTTTACCGCCAGGAATACAGAAAGATCCTACTACTCAAACCACCTTTGAAGATCCAATCTCGTTTGCCTCTCTTGTAACTGCACAGCGCCTTTCCTATGAGGAAATGCGGGATACCCGCCGCTGTGCAAGTCATTCTTCTTTTCTGGTCCTTATTTCTATCTTTCTGATGAATCTCATGATTTTAGGGCTCACTTGGTTGTGCCGTTCCAATCCCGCTTTACACAGCAATAGCAGCAGCTTTTTCTACCTAAAGCCCATTATTTATTATTCTATTTCCTGCTTTTCCTACTGCGTAGCGATTGGATTTCCAGCTTTGCTTTATCAGCTCCATACTCATCAACCGCTGGAAAAAGTGGTTCGGTTTGATTCTCCTAAAAGTCACGGCCTTTCGCGCAGCGCAATTATTTGCATGTTTTTTGCCGGAATGGGGCTAACACTGCTGGCCAATTATCCTACCTCTTTTGTTACCCAAATTCTTCAAATGTTCGGGATTTCTCACGTTTCTCCCGACGATATGCCTCTCACATCAGACGTTACCACCCAAATTTTTTATATGCTCTATGGCACCCTCATTCCTCCCCTTGTGGAAGAGCTGCTTTTCCGCGGTGTAATTTTAAACATCCTTAGGCGACATGGCGATTCCTTTGCAATTATCATGTCAGCATTTATTTTTGGGCTTTACCATGGAAATATTCCTCAGTTCGTTTTTGCATTTTTAATGGGTCTGATCGCCGGATATCTTTATATTCGAACCGGTTCTATTTTAATTTCAATTTTAATTCACATGTTTAATAACGGATTTTCCTGTCTGAGTGTCCTTATAGAGCAATGGTATGGGAATACTGTCTTTGAGAATTTTCAAAATGCTTACTTTTTGGTATTTTTACTGCTCGGCGCCGTTGGACTCGGATTTCTTATAAAAAATCGAAAAAAATATCTACCACTCCCAAAAAGTAAAACACTTCATGCCCCCCTATCAGTTCGCATGACCTGTGGAATCGGAAATCTTGGAACAATCTTTCTGATTTTAAATTTCATTGTGCTGTGCGCAGTGACAAATATCCTATGACCGATTCTGAATTGATGCGGGAAGCGCTTCTGTTGGCAGCTCAATCAGCAGCAGAAGGCGAAGTCCCGGTAGGAGCAGTATTGAGCAAAGATGGTGAAATCATTTCACGGGGGCGCAATCGGCGGGAAACTGCTAAAAATGCTCTGTGCCATGCAGAACTTGAAGCAATTCAAAAAGGCTGTGAAGTGCTTGGTGGCTGGCGGCTGTGGCAATGTACCCTTTATGTAACATTAGAGCCCTGCCCTATGTGTGCCGGTGCAATTATCAACGCCAGAATTCCACGGCTGGTTTACGGTGCATCTGACCCCAAAGCTGGTTCCTGCGGCTCTGTTGTTGATTTATTTTCACTTCCTTATAATCATCATCCAATGGTGGAATCCGGTCTTTTAGAGCCGGAATGCCGGGCATTATTACAAGAATTTTTTTCAGAATTGAGAAAAAGACGCAAATCGAAAAACTGTTGAATAAAAAATTAAAAGGAGATCGTTATGAAAAAGCCTCTCACCAAAAATGGGAAAAAAGCCGTTGCAGCAATTGTTATTTTGATTCTGGCTTTTATTTACTACTATGTAGAACTGCCGGCAATCAATATTCATTCTGTTGGCTTCTGGGAATTTCTAATTCTTGCCGCAGTGGTAATTGTATTTATTTTGACCGTCTTACCAAAACTCAAAAATTCGAGCAAAGCAAATCCTCCTGACCTTAACCCCAAACACGATAAGCGTTTAAAAAAAGGACTTCTTTGCATCGGCTTTTTAGTTGTGGTATTTCTCTTAGGCGGGTTACTCTCTTCTCCGATTGTTAACGCCTCCAAATATCAACAGCTGCTTACCGTACAAAACCGGGAATTTACCGATGATATTAAACAAATCTCCTATGACGAAATTCCACTGTTGGACAGCGACTCGGCTGCCCTTTTGGGAAACCGAAAAATGGGAAGCATGGTAGATATGGTTTCTCAGTTTGAGGTCAGTAGCACCTATACGCAAATTAACTATCACAATTCTCCTGTACGAGTGGCTCCACTCCAATATGCAGATCCGATTAAATGGCTGACAAATCAATCCAATGGCATCCCAGCTTATATTTTAATCGATATGGCAACACAGGACACCGAACTTGTTAAACTGGATCAGCCAATCAAATATTCGGAATCAGAATATTTTAACCGCAATATTTATCGCCATCTGCGGTTCCGTTATCCTACTTATATTTTTGACAATATCAATTTTGAGCTCGATGAAAATGGGACTCCTTGGTGGGTTTGCCCCGTAAAAGGGTTTAGCATCGGACTATTCGGTGGGCAGACCGTCGATCGCGTTGTTCTCTGTAATGCACAAACCGGTGAATGTCAGGATATGTCTGTAGGTGATGTTCCACAATGGGTTGACCGCGTCTACTCCTCTTCCCTTTTAGTCTCTTACTACAATTATTACGGAACCCTAAAGCATGGCTTTCTCAACTCGGTTTTTGGTCAGAAAGATTGTCTGAAAACCACCGACGGCTATAATTATCTTGCGCTTGACGATGATGTATGGCTTTATACCGGAGTTACTTCCGTTACAGGCGACCAAAGTATCGTTGGATTCGTTTTGATGAATCAGCGCACAGGAGAAACCCATTTCTATAGTGTACAGGGGGCTGTCGAAAGTTCCGCTATGAGCAGCGCTGAGGGCCAAGTACAGAACCTGGGATACAAAGCGACCTTCCCGCTTCTACTCAACACTGCTGACCAGCCGACCTACTTTATTGCGCTAAAAGATAATTCCGGATTGGTTAAAAAATATGCTATGGTCAATGTTCAAAAATATCAGATTGTCGCAATCGGTGACACAGTTGCGGAATGTGAAAAGAAATATGTTTCCCTAATGGCTCAGAATGGAATCTCTGGAGGAACCGTTAACACCACTGCAAATGATAAAAAAATTACCGGTGCAATCCGCAAAATGGCCCAGAGTGTATTGGACGGCAACAGCCATTATTACCTGCTTCTAGACAGCAGCTCGTCCCTTTTCGATGTTCCAGTCTCTCAAGATCTTGACGTTCTGCGCTATTCTGAGGGAGATCGAATTACACTGACTTATACGCCCCCAGCAGATGGCAGTGCAGATGGTGTCTGTACCGTCACAGGAATTGTAAAAGACTCTGCTGGATCTTCTAATTCATCATCTACCGCAACATCTTCCACTGCTTCAGCCACAGAATCCACCTCAAGTACTACAACAAAATAGTATTAGAGATAAAATAAAGCACCGGCCTTAAAAATATTGAGGCCGGTGCTTTTTATATATTCTTTTTTGGGGGTAATTGATCAAGTTCCTAAGATGTACTTTAAAGTAAATAAACAAATTGCAGCAAAACAAAAGTAGCAGATCCTTCTAAAATGATAAGGAACCTGCTACTTTTTAAAGTCATAAAAGTAAGAAAAATCAGCTTGAACTTTTTTGGACAGCTTGCTGATAGATTTTATAATTGTCGTTCCAGAAGGAATAATCTGAGCCACTGCGGTGATCTGTTAAAGAATAATTTTGTTTGAGATATTCTCCAAGGTATTTTGTCACTTTAGCAGCACCAGCTATATTAATATGATAACCGGCATCCATTGTATCTGTTTCCCAGCTAAATCCCATACTGTCGAGGTCGGTATTGAGATCTAAAAACGGAATCCCTCTGGATTCTGCATACGCTTTTGCTGCATCATGCCTTGCACCGGTCCATGTAATCGCCGCTGGAACATCAATCAGAACAAATGCAGCCCCATTCTCCTGACAAAGTTTTTGCATCTGATCCATGGCATATTGAGAAGCCCATGGAATACTGACAAAGTTTGATTTTTTCTTCATATTATTTTGACCTGTATAAGCCTTTATTTTATTATGAAGATGCTGCCCTCCAATTTTAACGGAACCTTTTTGATTGGTATAATTTACCTCTCGAAAAGCACTGGAAAGATCCAATGTTTTCCACCGATTATGATAGCTAAAAATGGGAAATTCATAAGAAAACATATCTGAAAAAGTATTCCCAATCGTATTTTTTCCCTCAAAGATTTCGTCTAAATCGAGAAGCACTACTTTTGGCTTATGACGAGTCAAAATTTCTCTGAGCATATTTAAGCCCTGAGTTGCACGCTGTTCCGGCTCCCCGCTGTCATAAGAAGTAAACCCATAATTATTCCAAAGTTCCATTGGAGAAAAACCGCAATAAGAATCACTGTTTCCAATTACAAAAACATCAATAGAGTTTCGTGGATAAGAATAAAATCCTCGTCCATCCGGATAGTACATACCGGCTTCTGCTGTATTATCTCGCGGCGTTACAAGAAATGACAACCCTTTTAACGCACCGAAAAGGATTCCTAAGGTCAGAATGACGCAGCAGCATCTTTTTAAAATTGTCTTACTTTTTATCTGCATAGACTGGTCCCACCTACTCCTATTCGTTTAAAAATTACCATAAATCGGGTTGATTGCAACATAACCATAACCGTAAGCACCAAACATAATAATCACAAACAGCATCGCCATGCTGAGTCCCCAGCGCAAAAACGAATTTCTTTGTGCGAGTTCATCACGCAGGTGATGCCCTTTCGTATGCAGCCGACCAACAATCCACAAGAGAAGTGTACCGACCGCTAAAATGATCAGATCTTTATAGTCTAATCCCAAACTTAAAAGAGAGCCATCCGTTAAGACAGAAGGATTAAACCCACTAAACATCGAAACAAACATCTGTTTAAAAGAGCTTATTGTATTTGCCCGGAAAAGCAGCATTCCAACATTGACTAAAAAGAAAGTACGCACCACTTGGAACACCTGAAAACCTTTTCCTTTTCGATCAATTTTCGTAGCTTCAAAGAAGTGGCGAAACACCGGCTCAAAAAGAAGTCCTAAAATTGTGATCACATAATAATACATCCCATAAAGGATATATTTTACTCCAGCACCATGCCAGAATCCATTTGTAAACCAAACGCAGAACAGTGAAATAAGCGCTGGAACCAAACCAGCAAAAAATGTATTCAAATGTTTACGTGTAAATTTTCCAAGAGAAAAAATCGGTTTGGAAATAGAAACCGGATAAAAAACATAATCCCGCAGCCATGTGCCCAACGTAATATGCCAACGCCGCCAGAACTGATTGACCGTATGAGAGCTAAACGGACGATCAAAGTTCTTTGAAAGGGAAACGCCGAACAGCTGAGCACTTCCCGCAACGATATCAATGGACCCCGCAAAATCCGTATAAATCTGCAGGGTATAAATCAGCATCGTCAGGATCACCGTGATCCCGGAATAATTTGCAAAACTGCCGCAGACTTTTCCAACCAAAATATCTGCGCGGTCTGCAATCACGACCTTTTGGAAAAGTCCCCACAAAATCAGCTGAATTCCACTGATCGTCCTCTGCCAATCAAAAGCATGTCCTTCATAAAGCTGGTCTGCCAAAAGATCAAAACGTCCAATTGGCCCCTCAACAATCTGTGGGAAAAAGACCAGAAAAAGTGCTACTTTTCCAAAATTCCGATCCGCGGTATATTTCCCATGATAGACATCCATCACATAACTGATTGCCTGCAGCGTATAGAAAGAAATTCCTAAAGGCTGAATCTGACGACTGACCGTAGGAAAAATCTTTGGGAGTCCTATGGAAACCAACAGGCCATCCATCGCTCCGCCGAGAAAATTATAATATTTAAGTACCAGTAAAATTAAAATATTAACTAAAACGGTCAGCAGCACAATCCTGCGCTTTTTTTTATCTATTTTTTGACGAAAAGCCTTCTTTTCCTCTTTGGGAAGTGTTTTTCGAACGGCCGCTCCATTTTTCGCAACCTTATCCAAAGAAAGGGCACAAAAGTAAATTGAAACAGTTGTAATCAGTAAAAAGATCACCAAAAAGCCGCTGCCCATCAGATAAAATCCATAGCTTGCCGCTAAAAGGACAATCCATTTATATCTTTTGGGAACAATTGTATAAAGAAGAAAAATAGGCACTAAAAATACAACCAGATAAGCTAGTGAATTATATGCCATAAGAACAATTTCTCCTCTTTATTCGTCTTGTAAACGTTTTACCATATCATAAATAGTTTGCGCAGAGAAAAAGTTTTTAGGAACAATATCAAGAAGCGTTATCTCAATATCAAATTCATCTTTCAGTTCATTCACAAGCGTAATGATAGTCAAAGAATCAAGGATGCCTCTTTTAACAAGATCAGTCTCTTTCGTAAAATCGACGCCTGGTTTTAAGGTGTTTAAAATTTGCAGTAATTCGTCCATAATGAACCTACTCCTTCTGATAAAATATCATATTATCTGATTCTTAAAAATCAGTTTTTAACATTTTGTTTGCTCCTGATAGTCTTTCAAAAGCTTTTTGCGGTCAATTTTTCCATTTTGGTTATAAGGAAAACTTCTTAGACGACAAAGCCGTCCCGGCAACATATAAGGTGGAAGCCGGCGCTTTAATTGTTTCATCAGGTCTTCGTCTGAAATCTTTTTTCCCTGATAAAACAGGATGATTTGATCGCTTCCCATATCATAACAGACTGCACAGGAAGAAATCTCCGTCACTGCAGAAGCAGCAGCTTCCACTTCTCCCAGTTCAATCCGGTAACCCATATGCTTAATCTGAAAATCCTTTCGTCCGGCATATTCAAGCTCTCCATAAGAATTATACAGAACAAGATCTCCTGTTTTATAAACAGGTTCCGGATAATAGGGATTCAGCGGATTTTGTACAAAAGCATCTGCTGTCTTTTCCGATTCTGCATAATATCCAGGTGCAACAAAAGAGCCTCGTACAAAAAGTTCTCCTTTTTCTCCGGGCTCAACCAGATGATTATTCTCGTCCAAAACAAATACGTCGCAGTTATTGCAGGCATGT
This genomic window from Caproicibacterium sp. BJN0003 contains:
- the tadA gene encoding tRNA adenosine(34) deaminase TadA yields the protein MTDSELMREALLLAAQSAAEGEVPVGAVLSKDGEIISRGRNRRETAKNALCHAELEAIQKGCEVLGGWRLWQCTLYVTLEPCPMCAGAIINARIPRLVYGASDPKAGSCGSVVDLFSLPYNHHPMVESGLLEPECRALLQEFFSELRKRRKSKNC
- a CDS encoding pyridoxamine 5'-phosphate oxidase family protein, translating into MRRSDRQVVDQTKIFSIIQKCDCCRLAITNDPVPYLIPLNFGFLPEENGIFYFHSAKEGTKLDLLRKNPELSFELDTSHAVKKGRFACEYSFYYQSVIGTGKVQFVEEPSEKEKALSLLMKQYSAEQNFSFSPESLARTVILKMTVESISCKEYLPPQS
- a CDS encoding arginase, whose protein sequence is MTTPASILSILNFSHIYEEERFYQHERIHWIDCTDLSGTDGFCDEKAAREIRKRISLEPVRSIHFIDSGNYHYITRFWIEKILAPFSLVVFDHHSDMQKPLFSDLLSCGDWILDSLKKLPLLKKVILVGLSKEQETKIPSEFQNRVLCVDSSHLNLSEAQFSELCGRFPIYISIDKDVLSKKVVNTSWDQGIMSLSQLREMLAFLLRHREILGIDICGECPDCIEFLKSISQNDRINLSLLKFLESLET
- the accA gene encoding acetyl-CoA carboxylase carboxyl transferase subunit alpha; this encodes MKAYERVLAARAKGRPTASDFLFHLVSDFTELHGDRRFGDDPAVIAGIGRLCGMPVTVIALERGHNTAERVAHNFGMAHPEGYRKALRLMKQAEKFHRPILCIIDTAGAYCGVAAEERGQGQAIAENLCEMMTLKAPILSLFVGEGGSGGALGLAVADEVWMLENAVYSVISPEGCASILWKDSEKAAEAAECLHMTAEDLLKLKAADRIFPEPENGDFTPLYEDLEKNIFSFFQKEKTFSGEDLAKSRYERFRQRF
- a CDS encoding lactate utilization protein; amino-acid sequence: MDIQKTIQNLQKHGFTVSYFKTGAEAASHLVSQLHGKTIGIGGSVTIDQLGVYDQLTKENTVFWHWKQQPAKEVRASSLSAQVYLTSANAIAQSGEIINIDGSGNRISASLYNHEKVIFIVGTNKIADDYDSAMWRARNIAAPLNARRLHRKTPCAMGKELKCYDCDSPERICNGVSVLLRKMGGIPEMEVILIDEDLGY
- the rlmD gene encoding 23S rRNA (uracil(1939)-C(5))-methyltransferase RlmD, which encodes MELKEAHKCPLYHKCGGCQLQNLSYPEQLRWKERRVFSLLGHFCKPNPILGMDFPYHYRNKVQAAFTTDRKGQIISGVYQSSTHRVVPVESCLTEDETADRIMGTIRKLLKSFKLSTFDERTGRGFLRHVLIKRGFSTNQVMVVLVAANPIFPEKKFVKALRTEHPEITTVILNLNKRHTSLVLGEREKVLWGPGYIEDDLCSCRFRISSKSFYQINPLQTEVLYRTAMDFAHLTGTETVIDAYCGIGTIGLVASKKAKKVIGVEINPAAVKDAIRNAKLNKATNAQFFTGDAGDFMVELAADKEQIDTVFLDPPRAGSSEPFLASLNRLNPKRVVYISCNPETQARDFHYLVKLGWKVKALQPVDMFPHTNHIETVALLMKAETGK
- a CDS encoding sodium-dependent transporter, with protein sequence MNTSPDSPHKNGNFSSNFGFIIACVGSAVGLGNIWMFPYRLGQYGGAAFLIPYLLFVFLFGWVGLSAEFAIGRRARTGTLGAYEYCFESRGKKKLGSILGWIPLLGSLGIAIGYAIIIGWVVRSCYGSITGEIFVGEAKQFFSQATGDFGSLFWNALVVILVCWILLAGTTKGIEKASRVMMPLFFVLFLVLAIWVAFLPGAKEGYEFLLIPKWDALLRSDTWVMAMGQAFFSLSITGSGMIVYGAYLDKGADIPSASLRTALFDTIAALLAAFAIMPAVFAFHIDATSGPSLMFLTLPGIFKQIPMGQIFSIFFFVSVIFAGITSLINMFEAVIESWQHRFSIPRKAAVLLCGALTLLVGIFIEAEPKVGNWMDFVSIIIVPIGAVLGAISVYYILGYDKIKEELQIGHPKPLSKSYPIFAKYIYVPLTIIVLVLGLCFHGIG
- a CDS encoding DUF4176 domain-containing protein codes for the protein MKKKITAIFAAAILLFAAGCSTQTSSSAAASSSSSVSSSSYQTTDYLPLGSIVTLVDSSNKIMISGYASKDSDGSVWDYCGILYPDGYTDTSKLYRFNRSQVSSIVSDGYTNDDMKAWLSQIKNRMQARG
- a CDS encoding CPBP family intramembrane glutamic endopeptidase, whose amino-acid sequence is MNESNSFSEGSPKNSAPNPEISDSETKISTAQNDFALSSDPKVTDSAEPSLPPGIQKDPTTQTTFEDPISFASLVTAQRLSYEEMRDTRRCASHSSFLVLISIFLMNLMILGLTWLCRSNPALHSNSSSFFYLKPIIYYSISCFSYCVAIGFPALLYQLHTHQPLEKVVRFDSPKSHGLSRSAIICMFFAGMGLTLLANYPTSFVTQILQMFGISHVSPDDMPLTSDVTTQIFYMLYGTLIPPLVEELLFRGVILNILRRHGDSFAIIMSAFIFGLYHGNIPQFVFAFLMGLIAGYLYIRTGSILISILIHMFNNGFSCLSVLIEQWYGNTVFENFQNAYFLVFLLLGAVGLGFLIKNRKKYLPLPKSKTLHAPLSVRMTCGIGNLGTIFLILNFIVLCAVTNIL